From the Halodesulfovibrio sp. MK-HDV genome, the window AAGTGTGTAGTTACTTATCATTCCAGCCAGCACACCAAAAATTAAAGCAATATAAGGTGCGAATTGTGTTTCCGCTAACAACTCTAATGAAATTTTAAACACAAGCAGGTTAGGTAAAGCGGAAAAACAGGAAGCGACCATGAATTTTTTCCATTGTGTGAGTCGGGGCGTTCGAACCCGATGTTTAAACGTCAACACCCTATTGCCTACCCATGTCGTTGTTGCCGCACATATAAAAGCAATTATTCGAGCTTTAAGTGCTGTGATTCCCATAAGTTCAAATAGTAATGCGAATATGGTTGCGTCAACAACAAAACCCACAGAGCCTACAAAGGCAAACAAAAGTATGTGGGGAAAGGTACTTATTCGCATAAATACCTTTGGCGCTTAGGTGACTCGGCAACGATTCTGCAATCCACTTTGTTTTTCTCAAAAAATTTGTCCAGATCCTTTTTCTTTCCTAACAAATAATAGGGAGAATCAAGCTCATTTAGCTGTTCAGAGTTTTTTAAAACAATAGCCTTACCGCTACTGTAGAATTGGCCGGAGAATGGACGTTTTCGAATATAAAACGCAGGAACGGACTTATCTGCTGTTTCAAACAGAATCTTATCACTATTTGTAGTTGCAGCTGTGAACATTACAACCACAAGACCAATCAGCATTACGGCCGGCATGACTTTGCAGAAGATAACAAACCATTTTTCATCTTTCTGTGTAAGTAACCCGGCACAGATTAAACCTAGCGCAGGAAGTCCAGGCAATACATATGTAGGCAAGATGTTTCCGGCAAATGTAAAGAGAACCATCGGAGAAATTAACCAGAAGAGAAGCATGTAAGCTAACGGGGGGAGGGATATTGTTTTTTCCGTTGAGCTTTTCCATTTCTTCCATAAGAGCATTGGAAGTATCAATGACCACGGCAAAGCCGAAAACAATCCAAAGAGCCAAATCATGCCGCGCGGGCGATCATGCGCTGAGCCATACAAGTCCCCTTCCCAGCCTGGAAGAGTAAAGCGTTTCCAGTGTTCACCTATAATGAAGTAGTCAAGAAAACCCGGGGTTGCTTTCTCAGCCATGAGATACCAAGGAAGGGAGATCCCGAGCATTAAAAGCGTACCGGTGATAACAGGGAATCGCTTCCAAAATACGACAAAAGCTTTAAATGGTCCGTGTTGTACTGCAAGGAAAGGGTAAAATGCGATAGCTGCAAGTACAATGGCCACAGGCCCCTTTGCTAGCAAGCCTATCCCAAGACCAACAAAGCCGGCATAGCCCCAAGCCTTTTTCCCATTCCAGCAAAGGTAGAATGAAAGTATGGTAATCGTAATTGAAAGCGTGAGAGCCATATCAGTCATCACAGCACCGCTGGAAATAAAAAACATTCCACAGGTAGCGAGTACTATCCCAGTGAGAAGTGGGCTAATTTTATGGTAGGAAGCAAACATCATTGCCATTCCGATAGTTACAAGACCGGCTAACCAGTGTGGAAAGCGGATTGCAAACTCGGATTGTCCAAATAACTTTAGACCTAGCGCACTCATCCAAGTGAACAAAGGGGGTTTGCCCCAGAATGGAACGTTGTAATCAAACTGAGGGGTGAGCCAGTTGCCTGTTTCGACCATCAAGCGCGCCATTTCCCCATAACGTGCTTCTGTTGTGTCCATAAGTGGGTACAAGCCTAGTGAAAGAAGCCTCATCAGTAGAAAAATTGCTAAGATAGCAAGCAGGTGTGTTTTTTTTAGGCCCATTGTTTGTCTTCATATTCTAAATGGTTTGCAGGCTGGTCAAGAATCTGATCAATAACGTAGGTCGGTCGTCCTTTTGATTCGATAAAAATTCTTCCAATGTACTCGCCTAAGAGACCAATACAAAGTAGTTGAACCCCTCCTAGTCCTAGTTGAACAACCATTAATGATGGGTACCCTTGAACTGGTTCTCCTGATGCCAAGGTCTTAATGATTACCCAAAAACCATACGCAAACGCACCGGTGGCTATTAACGTTCCTAGTACGGTAGCTATTCGCAAGGGGCGGATTGAAAATGAAGTTATTCCATTCATGGCCAACCCCATCAATTTGAAATAATTCCATTTCGTTTTTCCACAAAAACGAGGGTCACGATCAAACTGTAGGGTTGTTTGGACAAATCCTGGCCAAGAAAATAGTCCTTTCATGTACCGATTTTTTTCAGGAAGTGTATTGATATGCTCAACTACAGTGCGGCTAATCAATCGAAAATCCCCAACATTTTCAGGAATATGCAGTTCGGACAGTATGTTTATGAGTTTATAGAACGTTGCTGCAGAAAAACGTTTAAACTTTGTCTCTCCGTGTCGTACGGCACGCTGCATATTGACAACGTCATAGCCCTTTTCCCATTGTTCAAGCATCTGCGGAATGAGCTCAGGAGGGTCTTGCAGGTCTGCGTCTAGAATGACAACAGCTTGTCCACGAGTGTTTCGAAGACCTGCGGTCATTGCAGCCTCTTTGCCAAAATTTCTACTTAAACAGACGTACCTTACTGTGCTTGACGTGGGTAAGGCATTTGTAATTATCTTTTGGCTGTTATCGTAACTACCATCATTGATATAAACAATTTCTGTTTTTTCTTGGATTGTATCAAGAACAGCTGTGAGTCTTTTATGAAATGCTGGTAATACCTCTTCTTCATTGAAAAAAGGAACTACAACTGAAAGCTTTATATCAGATTTCTTAAAATCATCTGACTTCTGAAAATAGCCTGATTCTATTTTTTTATTTTTCATAAGTTGTTTCTGCTGCAGATTTAACAATGTGGCTGAACTTATTGTGTTTTTTGAATAGTTTTAAATTTATCCATGGCATTGTTTATAGGTAGGAAGCAATGAGAAGTGTAATATTTATTTTTAAATTACCTTCATGGATGATTCGACTGCAAACTTGTAGGCGCTAGTTAAGCTAAGGTTTTTTGATCGAATGAAATGTTCTGGAAAGTGTAAACTTGGTGTAAGTTTTTTATTTATGTCACTTATGCTACCTGTGTTCTTGTTGATGTCTTGAAAATCAAGAACTGAACAGTATCTGGTCAATATGACCTCTTCCTTTCACACAGATGACAGAGGGGGAAATTCTCCTTTGGGACGCTAAGCAAAAAAAGCTCTTACACGAAAGTGTAAGAGCTTTTTTTGTGTTCAAATAACGGAGTAAAAGAGTAGATGAATTTTTATGATATAAGATCTGTAATTACCTGTGTTCAATGTAATATAGAGAAATTATATGGATTGCTCCAAAAAAAGAGGATGCACGGAACTGTGCATCCTCTTTACATTTACAGGGAGCTATTTTTGGAAATATCCGAGATTACAATTAGCGATGTGAGTTTTCATGCTCACTGGCTAAGTAAAAATCTTAGGAATTTTTTAAGTGTGTAATCACGTTGTTTAGCTCTGATGTCATAGTTGAGAGCTTATGTACTGAATCCGATGCTAAAGCCATTGATTCCGCAGTTTCGGTTGCAATACGGTTAACCTCTTCGGAACCCCGACTAATTTGTTCTGAGGCAGCGGACTGTTGTTCACTTGCAGTAGCAATAGAACTAACTTGATCAGAGTTAGCCACGACAATATCGACAATTGACCGCAAAGCATCACCAGATTGCTGAGCAAAACCTGTTGAACGGACAACAGCGTTGGATGCTTGATCCATACCTTCAATATTTTCCCGTGATGCTAATTGAATAGCACGTATCGCCTCATCTACTTCTTTTGTGGCTAACATTGTTTTTTCTGCCAGCTTGCGAACTTCATCTGCAACGACAGCAAAACCTCGTCCAGCTTCACCAGCTCGGGCTGCTTCAATTGCAGCATTCAGGGCAAGCAAGTTGGTTTGATCAGCGATATCTGTGATGACAGTCATTACAGACTCAATGTTTTTGGCCTGTCCTCCCAAATCTGCAAGACTTGTCTTCAATTTACCTGAGTGGGCTTCAACTTCGCCGATCGATTCTACAACGGTATGTACAATGCTTTCCCCATCTTCTGCTTTTTCTCGGGCAGAAGTAGCATATTCCGCTGCTTCACCAGCATTGCGGGCAACCTCAAGGACTGTTGCATTCATTTCTTCAATGGCCGTTGCAGACTCTGCTGCACGTTCACGTTGAATGCTAGATCCATTTGCGGCTTCTTGAATTAACTGCGAAAGCTCTTGGGTTGTATAGGTAACACCGTCAACAATCTCTTCAAGTTGTGCCGCGGCTTGAAGCAGACCATCACGCTTTGCGTTTTCAGCTTCACTTCTTGCCTCTTCAGCATCCTGCATTGCAACCTGAGCTCTTGTAGATTCTTGCTCAGCTTCCTTGGTTTTATTCTCAGACATCGCAATCATGCTTTTTAGGTTTGTGACCATAACATTTAAGGACGCTGACAAGTTACCAATTTCATCGTGCCGTTCGATAGCTAAATTTTGTTCAAGATTCCCGTTGGCAACGTTTTCTGCAAACCCGACACACTTGTTAAGGGACATAATAATATTGCGAACAATAAAGAATACTACGAGTGCGACTAGTATCAATCCGACGAGGCTAATCAAAATATTGCTATTTTTGATGGCTGTGACTTCAGAAAAAATATCATCAACGTTTGCAGCTACAGCGACAATCCACTCAGTTTTAGGCTCGGTTCGATACGTGATAATCTGGCTTACGCCTTGCCATTCTGTGCGAAGAATCCCATTTTTGTTCTTCTGCATTTCTTTTCCGTCAGGACCGTCAGTTGCGCGGGCTTTCATGATGATTGATTTGTCGGGATGAGCACACAAGTACCCGGCTCTGGATATCATAAAAGCGTATCCGGTTTTTCCCAATTTTACGGGGTCAATAAACTTGATTGAGAATGCTGTGAGATTTAAAGCTCCTACAAAAACACCCTTAATCTCACCATGTAGACGATAGGGAATAGCAACTACAATAATGGGTTTTCCAGTTGTTTTGCTTATCAGTGCATCAGAAATTGCAATGTCACCGCGTACGGCTTTTTGGAAATAAGCTCTATCGGAGATGGTTGGTGTGGCGTTTGTTCCAGTAGCTACATATGCATGTGCAATCCCTTTTGTATCAAACAGCCCCATCCCTCTGTACTCTCCATATATTTGAAGAGAATCTTTAAGAATAGTGGTCGCACGAAGAGCCAGTTCCGGATTTGGAGTTCTCTGCGAAGCTAGTTCCTGAAAGATAGGGTGATGAGAAATTTGTGTGAGGTCTTTCTGTATTCCATCCACCCATATAGACATTTGAGTACTAATGCCTTTTACAGTTTGATCGGACTGGTTAAGCATGGCTTCAGAAATAGCGTCATCAGCAAGCTTAAAGGAAGTGTATGTAACTGCACCAAGGGCTAATGCCATAACTAGTAACGTTGGGATAAGAAATTTATTTCGTAGATTCCAATTCATAGAGACTCCTTTATTACAACGGGCAACGTTTTCAACAGGCACAAAAAGAAAAGTAGAGATAGTGGATTGTAAGTATGCATTCACTCTCATGAAAAAAAGGGCACAAGTACACTTTTAAAATAAACCGATCAACCAAACTAAATTATGAAGATTTTTATTTCATTGAGATGAAAAGTTTTGCAATACAGTTCCGTTATTGTTCCTTTCGGTATTCCGATGGCATCAGTTAATTTTTTGGAAGAATTAATATGATAGGTAAAAAAAAAGCAGCGTGTTCCCGTTGTGGCAATAACGGCGGGAACACACTGCTTTCTTAGTAAAGCGGAAGTAAATTGCTAGCGTATGAGGAGTCTGCGCGAAGTTTGGTGGAATACTTCGCAGCAACTATGCTGTTTTATTACTTCTCGATGACAGCTGCGGTTACAGAAACTTCGCAAAGGAGTTCTGGTCTGGCGAGACGAGCTTCAATACAAGCTCTGGCTGGTGCATAGCCCTCTTCGAACCATGTGTCCCATACGGAGTTGAAACCAGCAAAGTCTTTCATGTCTCTGAGGTAAACCAGAACAGAAAGAACATGCTTTCTATCGCTGCCTGCTTCTTTCAGAAGAGCGTCTACTTTCTCAAGCATGTTACGTGCCTGATCGCAGATATCACAGTCAGAGTTGTCCGGAACCTGCCCACAAAGGTAGGCTACTCCGTTAAAAATTGTTGCCTTGCTCATACGGACGCCGGGTGTAATTCGAGTAATTTCTGACATAATCTTCTCTACTTTTGGTTCTTAAATAAATCTGCAGGGCCGGAAGCTTGAGTAAATTTCATAGCGGCAATTTCACCAAGCGGTACCCCTTTTAAAGGAGGACGAATGGTTAAGTAGCCAACTTCATCCGGTGTAGAATCTAGTTCCTCAGCGAGGATTTCGTTGATGGCTGACCCACACATTCTGCCCTGACATGGACCCATGCCAGCGCGAGTTATGATCTTAATTTCGTTCGGGTCATGTGCACCCTGACTGATAACTTCGCGGATTTCACCCACAGTGACGTTTTCACAGCGGCATACCACGGTTTCATTATCGAATGTGTATTGTCCTGCACGTGGTGCATACATTGCGTCGATAAATGGTCTAGGGTGCTTATCTTTTGTAATTTGTGCAGTAATCGGCTTCGCGATTTCATCACGGGCTATGGTAGAAATGATGCCGAGACTTTTAGCGATTTCTAAACCTGTCAGTTCACCTTTTAGGCCTGCTGCAACTGCACCGGAAACATAGCTGCCGTCACCTGCAACAAAAACTCTGTCGTGGTTAGTGCGTCCCCAATTGTCGCAAACTGGATGCCAGTAACGAAGCTCAGGGTTCCAATGTAATTCACAACCCACCTGACGCATCATGTGGGTATTTGGAATAACACCAAAATGAAGCAGCGCAACGTTGGTTGGAATTGTAACTTTCTTGCCTCTGTGAGTGCATTCAACCTGTTCCACGTTGTCCTGACCAATCATCTTCAGACCGGAAACCCCGCGCAGGTAAGGTATTTTCGATTTTTTGATGTCCCAGAGAATCTTGAGACCCTTCAGGAGAAAATCTGTTCTCAGTAAAGCACGTGGAAGATTTTTGACCACGGAGAGAGAAGGAATAAGCGGCGTTGTGTCCAGAATTGCTTCAATCTGAACCCCTTTCTTAATCAGAAGAGATGCTTCGAGCAGTAACAGTGGACCGCTTCCGCAAATAACTACTTTTCCTTCAGGAGAAAGGCCTGCTTCTTTGGCAAGGTTGTTTGCTGCACCTGCACCTAACACGCCGGGAAGAGTCCATCCCTGAAGGGGAACAGGACGTTCCATGGCGCCGGTTGCGATAACGATATAGTTCGCTGTAATGTGGTGAGAAGCACCTTCGCAGCTGTAGCAGATGTCACCATCAGCTTCGACCTGCCAAACGGTTGCGCCACCTTTGTACTTTGCGTTGCTTTTTCTGAAACGCTGCACAATCGCGCGACCCTGTGCGTAATCTTCACCAAAGAATTCCAACTGTGCCGCAGAGGTGGATTCTACATTACGGTAAATCTGTCCGCCCGGATGAATCTGTTCATCAAGAATGAGCGTATCAAGTCCCATTTCAGCAAGTGTTGCACCGCAGGAAAGTCCGGAAGGACCTGCGCCGATAACAACAACATCATAATGGCTCATTAGCTTGCCTCCTCTTGCACGAAGTTACGGTTAATAACCATTCCTTCTGCAACTTCAGTCATACATGCCTGTTTTTTAGTGCCGTCAATTTCCATAAGGCATTCGTAACAAACACCCATGAGACAATGCGGGCTGCATGGCTTTTTCGATGAAGGGGAAACGCGGGAGATGATTTCTCCGCAACTTAAAAGTGCTGCCGCTACACTCATTCCTGCAGGAAGAGCTTTATGTTTACCATCGAGCAGAACAGTAACTGTCTGCTGAGCATGTGAAGGATCGATTTTAAACATTGAAACGTCCGTTGCTGAAAGGAGAAAGAGCTTCTGCGTTGCTGCCATTAAGAATCCACGGTGCTACAACTGATGTGTGCATTGGATTAAGCGAAACAGCGCTATGAAGAGCCATGACATAAATGTTTGGATGATTTGGAAGCGTGTCGTAAATCGGTGCGCCGTCCGGAGTCATTACGCGGATTGCACCCCAGGCTCGAACCCAGTTCACGGAAGCAAGTTCAGGGAAAATTCTGATTGCATTTTGAGCATGTTGTTGCATCGCCTGCGGGGTAACGCGGATATCGTGTGCGACATCTTCAGTGGTCAGGCCGACCATGTATGTACCGTCCTGAGTCTGGCGTACTGCAAGCAATGGGAACGGAAGTTTGCGTTCGCAGCGTTCTGTTACCAGTAACTGACCGCGTTGCGGATATACATTTAGTTTAAAACCAAGTGGGAAGAGAAGGCGCTCACAGCCGTGTCCGGCAGCTACCACGAGCTTGCCGCAACTGTATTCTTCGTCTTTGGTTTTAACAGTGACGGTGTTGCCTTTGGGGATAATTTCCAGAATGTTCTGGTTGCCCACAAATTCACCACCGTTCATCTGGAAAGATTGACGCATAGCGCCGAGAAGTTTCAGCGGGTTAATGTGCCCTTGATGCGGGGTGTACATTGCGCCGGAAACATCTTCACCAAGCTGCATTTTAGGCACAAGCTCTGAAAACTGCTGACGATCGAGAACAGAAACTGGGTAGTCCAGTCCAACTTCATCGCAGACGCCAGTAAGTTTTTCAACGCTTGAGGCATGAGCCTTTAACTGGTCTTCACCGAAGGCGTGTAATGCGCCGCCGTTCCATTCCAGTTCGATGTTTGTTTTTGTCTCATCTTCAAGGGCTGCTGCATATTCAGGCCACTGTTTGCAAGCGTTGCGACACCATTTGGCGTATGTCGAGCTGCCGCCGCCCTTGCACATGAACCATGTGAGTCCGAAGTTTGCACGGGAAAGTCGCTGCGAGGGCAGCTGGCTGTCGAACATAAGAACTTTGCCCGCGTTTTCTTTTACTAAGCCAAGTGCTGTGGAAGCGCCGGTAATGCCGCCACCAATAACTATGATATCAGCTGTCTTCACTGAAATCCTCCAACGTAATGAAACTACATACAGCAGTGTGCCAAAGATGAATAAGGTGCCAAAGATGAATAAGGTGCCAAAAAGAATAAGGTGCCAAAAAGAATACGATACTAGATAAGCAGAGATTGCTGCCAGCACAGAAAAGATGTGTTAATGACCCGGGGGCTTGGGCCCCCGGGACGGGCAGATTTCTGGGAGTGTGTACTCTTCAGTAGTTGCCGTTACTGAATGATATTTGAAAGAACGTTGCGTCCCCAGTCTTCGCCTACGTCAGAAAGAATGATTGGCCATACCTGCTCACGTACTTTTGTTGCATGGGCTTCTACAGCTTCTTTAGAAACAGGGATGATTTTTGCGCCGTAGTCTGCAAGACGCTGCTCGTTTGCAGCCTGATCAGCTTCAGCACGTTCCCAGCGACGCTGTTCAAAGTCAGCTGCTGCTTTATCAACGAGTGCTTTCTGAGAATCATCAAGACCGTTGTAGAGTTCTGCGTTCATGATGAGGTACCACATTTCGAAGTGAGTATTGAGCGGGAGGTAGAATTTGGTTACGTCGCGGAATGAAGCGTAGTAGCCTTCTGCGCCGGAGCCTACAACACCGTCAACAACACCGGTCTGTACTGCGGTAAATGCTTCAGAGAACGGAATTGGTGTGCCGATAAAGCCGATTGTGTCTGCCATAAGTTTAAATGACTTACTTGGCACAACGCGGATTTTTAAACCTTTTTTTGCATTAGGGTCGGTTGGGTTTTCAGGCTCTTTGTTCAGAGCTACGCCACCGAAGTATGCAGGCCATGTTGCAAGAAGTTTGATGTCCTGTTCTTGATAAAGACCAGCGATTGTTTTTCTGAGTGGTGCAGTTGCAGTAAAGTTCTTTTCTGCCTGTGCCCATGTGGTCATCATGAATGGGAAGTTGGCAATCTGCATGCGTTTGTCAGCTGCAAAAGCAACTGGCTGACAGGCCATATCTACTGCGCCGAGACCAACACGTTCCTGTACAACGGTGTAGTCACCGAGGGAGCTGGAAGCATAAATTTTTGCTTTCATGTTGCCTTTGCTGATTTCTGCCAGTTCTGCGGCAAATAACTTAAGGTCTTTGTCGATAGCAGCATTCTGCGGACGCACGTGGGAAATTTTCCAGCTGCGAGCCTGTGCAGTGCCTACGGCAAGAATACAGACAAACATCATAACAACAGCGACTGATAATTTTTTTTGCATATCCCTTACTCCTTACAAACAGTTAGTAGCCGATGAGGCTTGGTAAATAGAGAGCCAGTTGTGGCCAGAAGGACGTGAGAA encodes:
- a CDS encoding RidA family protein produces the protein MSEITRITPGVRMSKATIFNGVAYLCGQVPDNSDCDICDQARNMLEKVDALLKEAGSDRKHVLSVLVYLRDMKDFAGFNSVWDTWFEEGYAPARACIEARLARPELLCEVSVTAAVIEK
- a CDS encoding glycosyltransferase family 2 protein, with translation MKNKKIESGYFQKSDDFKKSDIKLSVVVPFFNEEEVLPAFHKRLTAVLDTIQEKTEIVYINDGSYDNSQKIITNALPTSSTVRYVCLSRNFGKEAAMTAGLRNTRGQAVVILDADLQDPPELIPQMLEQWEKGYDVVNMQRAVRHGETKFKRFSAATFYKLINILSELHIPENVGDFRLISRTVVEHINTLPEKNRYMKGLFSWPGFVQTTLQFDRDPRFCGKTKWNYFKLMGLAMNGITSFSIRPLRIATVLGTLIATGAFAYGFWVIIKTLASGEPVQGYPSLMVVQLGLGGVQLLCIGLLGEYIGRIFIESKGRPTYVIDQILDQPANHLEYEDKQWA
- a CDS encoding GtrA family protein encodes the protein MRISTFPHILLFAFVGSVGFVVDATIFALLFELMGITALKARIIAFICAATTTWVGNRVLTFKHRVRTPRLTQWKKFMVASCFSALPNLLVFKISLELLAETQFAPYIALIFGVLAGMISNYTLSSHWVFATKKNVQSEI
- a CDS encoding glycosyltransferase family 39 protein yields the protein MGLKKTHLLAILAIFLLMRLLSLGLYPLMDTTEARYGEMARLMVETGNWLTPQFDYNVPFWGKPPLFTWMSALGLKLFGQSEFAIRFPHWLAGLVTIGMAMMFASYHKISPLLTGIVLATCGMFFISSGAVMTDMALTLSITITILSFYLCWNGKKAWGYAGFVGLGIGLLAKGPVAIVLAAIAFYPFLAVQHGPFKAFVVFWKRFPVITGTLLMLGISLPWYLMAEKATPGFLDYFIIGEHWKRFTLPGWEGDLYGSAHDRPRGMIWLFGLFSALPWSLILPMLLWKKWKSSTEKTISLPPLAYMLLFWLISPMVLFTFAGNILPTYVLPGLPALGLICAGLLTQKDEKWFVIFCKVMPAVMLIGLVVVMFTAATTNSDKILFETADKSVPAFYIRKRPFSGQFYSSGKAIVLKNSEQLNELDSPYYLLGKKKDLDKFFEKNKVDCRIVAESPKRQRYLCE
- a CDS encoding (2Fe-2S)-binding protein yields the protein MFKIDPSHAQQTVTVLLDGKHKALPAGMSVAAALLSCGEIISRVSPSSKKPCSPHCLMGVCYECLMEIDGTKKQACMTEVAEGMVINRNFVQEEAS
- a CDS encoding methyl-accepting chemotaxis protein; this translates as MNWNLRNKFLIPTLLVMALALGAVTYTSFKLADDAISEAMLNQSDQTVKGISTQMSIWVDGIQKDLTQISHHPIFQELASQRTPNPELALRATTILKDSLQIYGEYRGMGLFDTKGIAHAYVATGTNATPTISDRAYFQKAVRGDIAISDALISKTTGKPIIVVAIPYRLHGEIKGVFVGALNLTAFSIKFIDPVKLGKTGYAFMISRAGYLCAHPDKSIIMKARATDGPDGKEMQKNKNGILRTEWQGVSQIITYRTEPKTEWIVAVAANVDDIFSEVTAIKNSNILISLVGLILVALVVFFIVRNIIMSLNKCVGFAENVANGNLEQNLAIERHDEIGNLSASLNVMVTNLKSMIAMSENKTKEAEQESTRAQVAMQDAEEARSEAENAKRDGLLQAAAQLEEIVDGVTYTTQELSQLIQEAANGSSIQRERAAESATAIEEMNATVLEVARNAGEAAEYATSAREKAEDGESIVHTVVESIGEVEAHSGKLKTSLADLGGQAKNIESVMTVITDIADQTNLLALNAAIEAARAGEAGRGFAVVADEVRKLAEKTMLATKEVDEAIRAIQLASRENIEGMDQASNAVVRSTGFAQQSGDALRSIVDIVVANSDQVSSIATASEQQSAASEQISRGSEEVNRIATETAESMALASDSVHKLSTMTSELNNVITHLKNS
- a CDS encoding NAD(P)/FAD-dependent oxidoreductase codes for the protein MSHYDVVVIGAGPSGLSCGATLAEMGLDTLILDEQIHPGGQIYRNVESTSAAQLEFFGEDYAQGRAIVQRFRKSNAKYKGGATVWQVEADGDICYSCEGASHHITANYIVIATGAMERPVPLQGWTLPGVLGAGAANNLAKEAGLSPEGKVVICGSGPLLLLEASLLIKKGVQIEAILDTTPLIPSLSVVKNLPRALLRTDFLLKGLKILWDIKKSKIPYLRGVSGLKMIGQDNVEQVECTHRGKKVTIPTNVALLHFGVIPNTHMMRQVGCELHWNPELRYWHPVCDNWGRTNHDRVFVAGDGSYVSGAVAAGLKGELTGLEIAKSLGIISTIARDEIAKPITAQITKDKHPRPFIDAMYAPRAGQYTFDNETVVCRCENVTVGEIREVISQGAHDPNEIKIITRAGMGPCQGRMCGSAINEILAEELDSTPDEVGYLTIRPPLKGVPLGEIAAMKFTQASGPADLFKNQK
- the dctP gene encoding TRAP transporter substrate-binding protein DctP — its product is MQKKLSVAVVMMFVCILAVGTAQARSWKISHVRPQNAAIDKDLKLFAAELAEISKGNMKAKIYASSSLGDYTVVQERVGLGAVDMACQPVAFAADKRMQIANFPFMMTTWAQAEKNFTATAPLRKTIAGLYQEQDIKLLATWPAYFGGVALNKEPENPTDPNAKKGLKIRVVPSKSFKLMADTIGFIGTPIPFSEAFTAVQTGVVDGVVGSGAEGYYASFRDVTKFYLPLNTHFEMWYLIMNAELYNGLDDSQKALVDKAAADFEQRRWERAEADQAANEQRLADYGAKIIPVSKEAVEAHATKVREQVWPIILSDVGEDWGRNVLSNIIQ
- a CDS encoding FAD-binding oxidoreductase; translated protein: MKTADIIVIGGGITGASTALGLVKENAGKVLMFDSQLPSQRLSRANFGLTWFMCKGGGSSTYAKWCRNACKQWPEYAAALEDETKTNIELEWNGGALHAFGEDQLKAHASSVEKLTGVCDEVGLDYPVSVLDRQQFSELVPKMQLGEDVSGAMYTPHQGHINPLKLLGAMRQSFQMNGGEFVGNQNILEIIPKGNTVTVKTKDEEYSCGKLVVAAGHGCERLLFPLGFKLNVYPQRGQLLVTERCERKLPFPLLAVRQTQDGTYMVGLTTEDVAHDIRVTPQAMQQHAQNAIRIFPELASVNWVRAWGAIRVMTPDGAPIYDTLPNHPNIYVMALHSAVSLNPMHTSVVAPWILNGSNAEALSPFSNGRFNV